The DNA window TAGGAGGGAATGAgtgggactggggcagtgctggtggggacagaagaggaattggaagcctcttccctgagtgtggtgagggaggCTCCACAGCTCGCTTGCCAGATGAAATAGTCTCCACTCGTTTCTTCGGGTAGgttctgtgcttgaagcccagcaaggatctaaagctgaagggcagaggagacacCTGCAAAGTGGAGGTGACCTTCTCCCCGAAGCGCCGCATGCAGCCGTTCAGcggggaagtgctgctggagtgccGCGGGCTGGTGCGCTCCCTCTGTGTGGTGCGGggctcctgccagggcagcctcgTGAGCCTGGACCAGgaccagctcagctttggagCCGTGGTGCAGCAGAGCTACACGTGCCGGCGCGTCGTCATGCGGAACGCGGGCGACACGAGAGTCAGGTAAAGCAGTAGGTCCTGCCCAGCCTGAAGCCTTATTGCCAGGTGGCTCAGCGTCAGGCCTGAGATGTGGTGGGAAAGCCCACAAGAGACTTGGAGCCTCACACTGAGGCTtacactgccttcacagctcCCCGTGGctaatccttctttcctgtccttgtgctttcctcGGCAAGGTTTATGTGGGACGTGGAGAGCTTCAAGCCAGACTTTTCCATCAGCCCCACAAAGGGTTACATCAGCCCAGGGATGGATGTCCCCTTGGTTGTGACCTTCCGCCCCTCgaagctgagccaggctgtccAGTACAAGGGGCTGCGGTGCttcatccagggcagtgaggtGCTGCAGCTTACACTGGCAGGATCCTGCGTGGAGGCCCCTGGCCCCAAAGAGGTaatgcagcagggacagga is part of the Melopsittacus undulatus isolate bMelUnd1 unplaced genomic scaffold, bMelUnd1.mat.Z mat_scaffold_74_arrow_ctg1, whole genome shotgun sequence genome and encodes:
- the LOC117438864 gene encoding hydrocephalus-inducing protein homolog — protein: MKVDVVDPPGKVVKLGNVCIGQTVKKMVTVANKSAAPLTFKLRVTSTVPELQEAGVLCLKPSKDLKLKGRGDTCKVEVTFSPKRRMQPFSGEVLLECRGLVRSLCVVRGSCQGSLVSLDQDQLSFGAVVQQSYTCRRVVMRNAGDTRVRFMWDVESFKPDFSISPTKGYISPGMDVPLVVTFRPSKLSQAVQYKGLRCFIQGSEVLQLTLAGSCVEAPGPKEGRN